A window of the Trichoderma asperellum chromosome 6, complete sequence genome harbors these coding sequences:
- a CDS encoding uncharacterized protein (BUSCO:EOG092D40E2) produces MGAQESKPQGHSWKVSGPPSVSLPVLETLQTSPETDASRSRLVEQHIQARVAEELKKLHQKEAEALKLAHDKLADLASSDAEEKGPSRYTVGKEIEALSSKLEQRKKVRELPESVETARNNVIRCLRENDRKPLVCYDEVEAFKAEVKKLEKEWINRVTA; encoded by the exons ATGGGTGCCCAAGAATCCAAGCCCCAAGGTCATTCATGGAAGGT CTCAGGACCTCCAAGTGTCTCTCTACCGGTCCTGGAGACGCTCCAAACCAGCCCTGAA ACCGATGCCTCTCGCAGCAGGCTAGTTGAGCAGCACATCCAGGCCCGCGTTGCCGAAGAGCTTAAGAAGCTGCATCAGAAAGAAGCCGAGGCCCTTAAACTTGCGCACGACAAACTTGCCGATCTCGCATCTTCGGACGCCGAAGAGAAGGGCCCCTCGCGCTATACAGTCGGCAAGGAGATCGAAGCGCTAAGCAGCAAACTCGAGCAGCGAAAGAAAGTGCGAGAACTGCCCGAGAGCGTGGAAACGGCACGAAACAACGTCATTCGATGCTTGAGAGAGAATGACAGGAAACCGCTAGTCTGCTACGACGAGGTTGAGGCGTTCAAGGCGGAggtgaagaagctggagaaggagtgGATCAACAGGGTGACCgcataa